The genomic interval GTGTGCTGTGGAAGATAAAGTGCTCCTGTCTGACTTGCTGGGCTTAGAGAGGTGGTGGTTAATATTTTCTAATGGCTCTTCTTGTCTCACACTTACCTTGGGAGCTAGAAATAGGCACAGAGCCAAGGAAAGCAAGAGGAAATAGTGTCCCAGCGAAGACCTGTGCATTGTGGGGATGTTTGTCTGAGTTTAGCTGAACTACAGCCAAGGTCGTGGTGTTCTTGGTTGGAAAATACACTTTGCTGAGGAACTGGGGAAATATTCACTCCAGATCTGGGCTTCTCCTTAAAGCTGTGGAGATGGCAGGAGGATCGAAGTCCTTGAGAGCACCAGCCAGTCTTTCTATCCTTCCAATACAGATGTTGGCATGTTTTAGGATCCCTTTTCTTACCTGTTTTAtctctttccctcctgctcctgccagctcttgTTTTATTATCTGTGTAGGTAAAAGCTGGAATGTGGTTTGCTGTTTGTCTTGGAAGTAAAAATTGTGGATCAGCGACCAAAGGGAAATACAGGAAACGATTTCCCTGAAATTAAGGCATTTCCCAGTGTGGTGAAATGCACTGGTTTGTTCCATCATGGCCTGGGTTCAAACCTTTTTTTGTGGCGTTTTTTGGTTGTTCCCTGTTGGTTGGGTGGGTTTGGGCCCCTTGCCAGGAGGGGTAAGAAGGAAGAGCATTTGCTGGGAATAGATTTCTCCATCTCTGGAAACAGCTGGTTTGGGGAATCTTATGTGGTGTGTCAGAACAGGATATTGTTTGTGGGAGGCACAAAGAGCACTAGAAGGCTCTGGGTCTCCCTGGAATCTGTCCTGGGCAAGAGGCTCTTTGTGGGGGTAACAACATCTGGGAAGGGTTTGGCTTTTAGGAGAGGACTCTTAAAAAAGCTGGTTgttactgaagaagaaaagtctCCAGACCTTAGAGCCCCTCCCAGTGCCTAGAGGGCTTatgaaaaggagggagagggactACTTAAATGGGcagatagtgataggacaataaggaatggttttaaactaaaagatgAGAAATTTAGATtggattttggaaagaaatccttctctgtgagggtggtgaggcttTGGCACAGGTTttccaaagaagctgtggctgtcctatccctggaagtgttccaggccaggttggatggggcttgaagcACGCTGGGatactggaaggtgtccttggTGTTCCACCATGGCAGGAGTCGAaagagatgagctttaaggtccttttcaacccaaaccattccatgattctatggcCTGAGACACATGGTTGGTGATGGGAGGAATTTTGACTGCCCAAATTGTTAAGGAAGGGTGAAGGAAACCCAAAGGCCGAGAGCTTCTCCTTAAACTCTACCCAGACTTTATCACTGTGATATTTAAGTGATTCCTCCTCTTTGGAGGAAGGAGTGTTTGAAGTGGGCTTGAGGGAAAGTTGTGGCTTCAACCTCCCCAGAAAGATGCTGATCTTGCTGCAAAGCTGTACTTTTAGCACCTGGCATGGCATTTAGTTTAGAGGGCATTTCTGCAGCCTGGCCCACCCAAATGGCTTTAACACACTGactgctgagctgtggtttgttttgtgtctCAGGTGCCGAAAGTTCAGGGAATTTGGATGCCATAAGCAAAGGCTTGCTGCCTCAGCAGGAAGCGAGACTCAAATCAGGCCTGGAGATGGCTGTGAAGCACAAAGACAAGCTGTTGGAATTCGATAGGACAAGGTAAGGTACTAGGTGGGAGACTGTCATGAATAGCATAAATGACCTGGCAGGTGAGGTGCCTTTAGCAGAAACACTGGGAATTCCTTCTAAAACCCAGACTGCAGCCACTGACACCTTAACTATGGCATTTGGTGGGACAGGAGTGAGTCTCTGGAATGGATCCCTTTTGGGTGTCCTTGCTTTTTGTACCTGACTGTCCAGCTCCCCAGAGAGATGGGAAAGAGCAGGTTGGAGGGTGGGTTTGAGGTTCTGCCATGGTCCCACTGTGCTCCTCTTCTTTCCCAGCGTGCGTCGGACCCAGGTCATTGATGACGAGTCGGATTACTTTGCCACGGACTCCAACCAGTGGCTCTCCaagcaggagagggaagcactccagaagagggagaaggagctgcgggagctgcgCCACGCCTCTCGGCTGGCCAAGAAAATCACCATCGACTTCGCTGGCAGGCAGATCTTGGAGGAAGACAACAACATGGCTGAGTACCACAGCAAGTGAGTGAGAGCTGGCAGCGTGCCCAAGAACAAGGAGGTGCAAATCCTTATGCAGAGTGGTCTGACATGCCTGTTAAAGCTGCCTGGGAAAGAGGTGTTTCAGAAGGCCTGTCTCAACAGAACCACTTCAGCTCGAATTCACACCAAGCTGAGTTTCTGCACTAGAGAGCAGTGACTGCTCAAACTGGAAATCAGACCgagcaaggaaataatttaggtggGGGGAATGGGGCAAAAATGCTTTGAGTCAGAGTGTGTGGGGAGAAGGGAGATGTTCTCAGGGAAGCAGGGAATGTTCATCCCTCTTGTTTGTGCTTGCAGACTGGATGAGACCATTACGGCCATGAGCTGTGGTGCACTGAGCGAGCCAGCCAGGAGCCCTGGGGCAGAAATGGCACCAAACTCTGGGGTTTTGGTGAATCCCCGTCTCCTCCAGCCTGCTCCTTTGGTCAGTGGGGCTTCCGTGGTTTATTCCAGAGTAGTGACTAATTTTGGGGAGTTGAGCTTGAGAATTGTCAATTCCCACACATCTCTAGAAGGGGATCCTTTGAGGAAAAgatcacaggatggtttgaaaaggactttaaagatagtctcattccatcccctgccatggacagggacacctttcaccagaccaggttgccccatccaacctgaccaaGAACACTTTCAGAGATGGGTTGACTTCTCTAGACAACCTGTTTCAGCATCTCACaactctcacagtaaagaacttctccctaatatccaatctaactctgccctctgccagtgggaagccattctcccttttGCCCCTTGTTTCTCAccccctctttcctctcttgTGTCCCTCACTGGCCATCTCAGTTTGCGATAGAGAATGTTTGACAATGCCCTGTGGGTTGGTGGGTTGGTTTACTGGAGTTTTAGCATCCTGTCTCCTTTTCAGGCATGCAGAAGAGTTTCTGAGAGTCAGCCTAAGCTTTCACCTCTATTTTTTGAAGCCTTTTCTGCCAGATTTCCATTTTCCAAAGAGCATAAGGGTAATGAAGGAAAACTTCAGATAGGATTTACACTTGATTTGCACACATTACTCCTGGAGAGGTGCTAacctttttcctgtttcttttgaaTGTTCTCAAGTGGGTGGACCAAACTGGTTTGCTCCCGCAAAGGAAAACTGTTCATTCCATGGAGGCTGGAAATGAGTCTGGCTCGGAGCGGAACCGGCTGCGGATTCAGGACCGAGAGCTGCAGGAGATCTCGGATGATGGTTGGTGCCTCAGCCTGCACCAGCCTTGGGCTTCTTTGCTCGTGAGAGGAATCAAAAGGTGAAGgtgtcccaggcagctcctgctcccaggggagGTGGGAGGTTGTGTTCCTCAGAGGATCTCTGTGGACACACTGGCCCTGTGCATTGACTGATACCTGTGGTAGCTCCAGGTGTGGAAGCTGTACTTCCTCTTCCAGTGGGTTGATGGGTTGAGGAGctggagaatattttttttttttttgagggggtaGTACCTAACCTGTAAGGGACAAGTTTTTGCACAGTGGGTGAGTGTAGAGAGAGGCTGAGATTTCACTGCTACAGTTGGGGCGTTCCTGTGTggaatttgaaaagcaaataaggTAATCGCTTGAAATATGTTCTTCTGGGTTTTTGTTCAGCATAAAGGAGGCAACAGTGGCACcaggttttgtttaaaagaaaccCAACCCTTGCCACTACCTTCCCCCTCACCCTGGGCTGGGAATTGGGTTACAAAAAGGAGCTGCTACTGTTAATAATGAACAAAGAATCTTCtttagcctttttttcccttcaccacatttctcattttggaGGCCAAAGCTTTTTCACTTCCCAAACTAAGGATGCTGTAAATCTTAATGTGCCAGGATTCTTCATCTAAGTGTTCTGGGGATGCTCCAGCCACTCTGGTACAGctgcagaattccagaatcTCCAGACAACTGTTCCATGCAGAGACCTAGTCCCTTATTACTCCCTTGATTGTTCTGTGTGACTTTGGGAGCTTGTAAGGGACTTAGTGAGCAGATTGTCCTGTATATGTGTTCTGCTGGTCCTCCTGGGGATTGATGTCCTCCTACACCCTGAGGACATGCTCTGCTTTATTTGTGACATCATTTTTTTGCCTATCTCGGCTTTTCTTTGTGGTCCTGACACATTGCTTGAGTTGGGATAATCAGGGCAAAGCTTAGCAGCAGGAATTGACTATGTTTGAATGAAAATGTGGGTGATTTCTGCTGAAGTTTTAGTGCTacattttcctctgttctttaGGGTGGAGGGCAGGACCTGGTACACATCTCATCGAGGGAGGTTATGGATTGCAGCTACTGCTAAAAGACCTTCCCCTCAGGAAATCTCAGAGCTGGAAGCCACCTACAGAATGCTGCTCCGAAAAGGTGAACTCTTCTCCTTGGTTCTTGGAGTGATTTGGTACATTGAGCCACCTAATGAGCAATGTCAGAAATCTCTCTCTGCTGAGTAGGGAATGCTATATATAAAATTAGATTTCCCAGCCCTAGTCCTTCATGAGGAAGATCCTGACCtggaaaaggcacaaaaaaagtgttaaaattgCTGTATGTGTTCTTGTACCTCAAAAAGTAGAGGTgcctggaggagagagggaagggcaCTTGGGGATTGGAAGACCCCAGCTGTGTGTGGGAATATGGGCTCCCTGAAGAGATGTTTCTTTTGCTGCAGATGTGGAATTTCCAAGTGATTATCCCTCAGGATGCCTCCTGGGCTGTGTGGACGTGACTGATTGCTTATCACAAGAGCAATTTCAGGAGCAGGTGAGTACAGAAATGAACCTTTCCACACTTGCATTAACCAGCAGGTTTTTAAAGCGGTGGAACTTGCCTCTGGAGAAGACATTGAGTGGAAATTTTAGATTGTGTTGAGAAGACACAAGTTACTGCAGGGATTTATGTGGCAGAGGACATGAGGGGGCATGACAATTCAGGACAGCATGGAAACATGGACAACTGCCCCACTGGTGGTGCTGTGCCTCGGGAACCTTGTCCCTGCCCTCTGGTGTCAGGGGCACTGACTGCTCTGGTATAGGAGAGAGTGCTTGGCCTATGCAGAGGGATCATGgtccagagctgctggatctGCCTGGTGCTTCTTACAGGAGCTGGAGGTCACAGTGGCCTCACTGGTGATGTCACACTGGCCTAGCTGGTGAGTGTTGTGCCCTATTTGGGGCACTGAGTGACCTGGAGACGGAGCCATGGCAAGGTGAGCTCTTTCCCACTAGGGAGGATGGACAGGAGAGCCACAGGACTACCTGTAGTGAAGCAAGGCTGGAATCAGGAGTCTTTTGAGAAATCTCAACCCATAAAAGTCCATGGGTGATGATGATGTGTGTCCAGATGTGCTGAGAGCATTGGCAGGTGGCCTTGTGAGGCCACTCTTAGCTTGGGATGGTTATGGAAACCAGGAGAGGACTTTTTGTTGCACCCATGGttagaaagggaaggaaggagatcTGGACACTTCAGGCCAGTCAGCTTCACCCTGGTCTCTGGGAACCTCGTAGAGAGATTGCTCTTGGAAGCCAGTTTTGGGCACATGGAGGAAGAGGACATTAGGAATAGCAAGTGTGGATTTACCTAAGAATAAACTCATGCTTTACTACCCGATGACCTTCTTAGATCCAATAGGTAGAGTGGAGAGTATCTATTAACCTGCTGTCCTGGAGTAGGCACGAATCCCAGAGGAGTCATAACCAGTAGAAGCTGGTAACTCTATGCATTGGTTAAACCACATCTAGAATACTTGGGTCACCATAAAATTGTTGGTAAATTGGAGCAAATCCCATGAAGACCACAAGGGTAGTTAGGGGCTGGAGCCCTgtgaggagaggcaggagacaCAGAGATCTTCCACTTCCTGCAAGGAGATTGTTGGGagacagagctgggctctgtgctgaCATACATGGCAGGAGGGTCATAAATTGAAAGGGGAGGGTTCAATGTGGCTTAAGGAAACAAATTACCATAGGGATGGCCCAGCAGTGGGGCAGGCATTGCCCAAGGGGTTGAGCAGTCTTCACCTGGGAAAATTTTCAAGACCCAAGAGGACAAAACCATGGGCAGCCTCACCTGAATTCAATGTTGGCTCTACTTTGTTTGGGAGGTTGGACTAGAGACCTTCTGAGACCTGAGTCTGATGCTGTGACTGACTCCATGCTCCCAAAATCTGGAGGAGGAGCTTTCCTAGGGGTGTGTTTTATGGACTTACAGAACCTGCACTTAGCACCAAGCACAGCATGGCTGTTCCTGATCCCATTTCATCCCTGTTCACTCCACTGCCCCTTGTGCATGTCAGGTTTGAATCACCAAGCCTTGTAGGGCTTGATAGTGAGCCATGACCATCTTGTGAGGTGGAATAGATGGGTTCCTTGGGAAGGAATCCACCAGGATGATCTTGCTGtgaagagctggagaggcagcaggagttGGGGCTGTTTTTCAGGAAGTGCTCCTCTGGCTTTCCCAAACCCTGTGAGATTTTTACCTGGGAGAGATACCTGGAAAGACAGGGATGAGGTTGTGTCTCTTAATCACAGGAGGAAGGCAGAGAAGTTAGAGTatgagcagcagagggagctTTGGGACTGGAATACCATGAAACCTACAGAAATATTTGGCTTTGTATGGGAACAAGCcttgggagagagagaggaaggggcACCGAGGCCATTGTAGGGATTTTCTTTTGTAGCATCCACTAATTTGCAGTTTGGGCTTCAGTGTAGGTTCCTGTCCATCTGCTGCTGTCTGTAACAGTGGTGGAAAAATAGATCTTGGTCTCTTACAAGTACTTTTCTGTTTGTCACaatccctcctcttcctttgtGGATGTGTTGTTCAGGCATTGGTGGAATGGCTGTGACAGCATCTCTGATCTGGGAATGGTGCTGTAGGTAACTAGCTTGAATCTTCCCATGGAGAACTTTCACAATTAACCACATTCTCTGGAAATCCCTCCCAGTTTGTGGGCACTGCTTGGCTGTAGAGGGACTGGAGGCAGAGCAGTGTGTTCCAGGAGCACCATTATCCAACCTGTTAGTGACagatttctctttctccttaATGCAGTGGCATTTCCTGGGTTGCATTTCTCTGGCTTTTTGCTGCTCTCATATTGCAAACTACTTATAATCCTTAATTTTCTGTGGtgattttgtctgtttttcccGGGATTCCTTGAAGCAGCAGTAATTTCCCTTGCTTGTGAGCTAAAATCCAGAGATGTGAGCCTTTCTGCAGTTGCTTTCTGaggaaatgtctctttttttggGCTCTCAGGAACAGCAAGTGCATCTGAAGGAAGCTGAGCTGAATTTAATTGCAATTGTCAGCAAGATGACAAAGCATGCAGCACCAGCTCAGAAATCTGAGTTGGGTCTTGCCAGGAGTAAGAAATTCCTGTTGCTCACGTGGGTGTTTCAGCCCAGGTTCATCAGCAGGGTCAGCACTGTGATCCAGCCATTTCCTGGTGTGCAAAGATTCCTTGTAGCTCAGGGAGAAAGGCAAGGAACATGATGCTTTTTCACCACTTAGGGCTTGCAGAAACATTGGGTATTTTCAAGGAATGTGTGAGCAGGCGAGGGGAGGTGATGCAGAGCAGAGACCTCTCGGGGATTGAGCTCTCGTGGAGCTTTTCCAGGCGCTGTGCTTTGACTCACACCTCTCCTCCTCACCACCTCCCGTTTGAGGCTCCTGCATGttccagaagaaataatttcacaagTTCAGGGTGAGCCTCGCTTGCAGGTTATACCAACCTCCCGAGGATGAAATAGTTCCTGGCTTGCTCGTGGTGTTTTGATGGTGATCCAGTGTTTTTTGGCAGCCACAGAAGTTTGGTTTGACTCTTGTGACTATTTGTTCTCATAGGCAAGGGAGACTCTTCCTGGTCATAGGtctgtttttcttcatcctgagggtgttcacctggagaagagaaggctccaaggAGGCCTTAGAGTCCTctccagtacctaaaggagctccaggagagctggagagggactggggacaaggagtGCCAAGACATGGGgaaatggcttcccactgccagagggcagggttagttgggatactgggaaggaattcttggctgtgagggtggtgaggccctggcacaggttgtccagagcagctgtggctggcccATCCCAGGAGGTGttcaggccaggttggacaggtcttggagcaacctgggacagtggagggtgtccctgcccatggcagagagtGAGaagagatgagctttaaggtcctttccaatttAACCCtgtctgtgattccatggtgTTGTGGTCTGTCCCATTACTACTGTGACTCTCCCATTACCTCTCAGCCCTTTCACTGCTTTCACCCACTCCCTGTTTAGCACTGTCTGCAGATTtaatttccctgctgtttgcatcCTCTCTTGAGTTGCTAATGAAGATGTTGTGGCACCCCACTGGTATTTTTCTATCATTAtcctcattaatttttttttttttttacacttgtgctcaaaaaaacaaaattaagcaACACTGCCCCGGCAGAGTCAGACCCATTCCCTGCAAGAGCTCTTGCATTATGACCAGGGAGGGGTTATTTAACCACATTTTTACTGCACATGTAAGCCTGGCCTTTCATCACCACTGAGAGGGGGCAGTCCCTACCTCCCTCTGCCCTACCTGCGGCATTTGAGGCCCGACTGACGTTGTTGAGATGGTTTGCAGATCCTGAGGATGTGTGGGAAGTGATGATGGAACAGGATCTGTACTGCTGGAGCTggcaaggagcagaggaagagtAGAGATGTCCTTGGGATTAGGATCAGTGGCATGTCAGGTACCCTAATCCCAATTATGCTGCCTATTGCATGAACTAGTTAAATCTGCTCCTCTGGGTCTCTTTCccatatgaaaa from Vidua chalybeata isolate OUT-0048 chromosome 13, bVidCha1 merged haplotype, whole genome shotgun sequence carries:
- the TRIP4 gene encoding activating signal cointegrator 1: MAAPSALLAWCVQHLRGDFGLDVGEDVVRYILSISNEDEIREYVVDLVQGTDGKKSWFVEELLSRWRKSAQPPSEPFPAYRKKDEASEVLWAGEQGKKGKRKGRNKQETLVYTEPCAHGEEVKTPLDLAKAQESSSGVSSSSISSKKKPKYVSLYTREGQDRLAVLIPGRHACECLGQKHKLINNCLECGRIVCEQEGSGPCLFCGALVCTKEEQDIIQRDSNKSQKLLKKLMAGAESSGNLDAISKGLLPQQEARLKSGLEMAVKHKDKLLEFDRTSVRRTQVIDDESDYFATDSNQWLSKQEREALQKREKELRELRHASRLAKKITIDFAGRQILEEDNNMAEYHSKLDETITAMSCGALSEPARSPGAEMAPNSGVLVNPRLLQPAPLWVDQTGLLPQRKTVHSMEAGNESGSERNRLRIQDRELQEISDDGWCLSLHQPWASLLVRGIKRVEGRTWYTSHRGRLWIAATAKRPSPQEISELEATYRMLLRKDVEFPSDYPSGCLLGCVDVTDCLSQEQFQEQYPDLSQESGSPFVFICTNPQEMVLKFPIKGKHKIWKLDAKIHQGAKKGLMKQKAMG